A portion of the Pseudarthrobacter defluvii genome contains these proteins:
- a CDS encoding DMT family transporter, with the protein MTSPSRLPVLAGLPLAVGSGLAIPVQGRINGALGARLNDGIAAAAVSFSTGLLVMIIISLVLPRGRAGLANILPAVRNRAFPRIYVVAGAIGALFVFAQSFTVGILGVALFTVATVTGQTVSGLLVDRLGIGPAGKKSVTGIRIIGCILTIAAVAWAVSPRFSSGGSGDGAAGLLLPLLLPVAAGFLMSFQQAMNGTATLHYGTPIAATLVNFVAGCIVLWAAFGVKLAVAGPANPLPGEWWYYLGGPMGCVFIGLGALLVRSLGVLVTGLGMIAGQLLGSLALDLALPAPGTIVAPATVLGTLLTLGAIILATLPWPRGALRGQRPVR; encoded by the coding sequence ATGACCTCCCCTTCCCGCCTGCCGGTACTCGCAGGCCTGCCCCTGGCCGTGGGCTCCGGCCTTGCCATCCCCGTCCAAGGGCGGATCAACGGGGCGTTGGGGGCGCGGCTCAACGATGGAATCGCTGCCGCGGCCGTGAGTTTCAGCACAGGACTGCTGGTCATGATCATCATCTCCCTGGTGCTGCCGCGAGGCCGCGCCGGCCTGGCAAACATCCTCCCGGCCGTCCGGAACCGGGCGTTTCCCCGGATCTACGTGGTGGCCGGTGCCATCGGTGCCCTGTTCGTCTTTGCCCAGTCCTTCACGGTGGGCATCCTGGGCGTGGCACTCTTCACCGTCGCCACCGTTACCGGGCAGACGGTGAGCGGCCTGCTGGTGGACCGGCTGGGGATCGGCCCCGCCGGAAAGAAATCCGTGACGGGCATCCGCATCATTGGCTGCATCCTGACCATCGCCGCCGTGGCCTGGGCGGTGTCGCCCCGGTTCAGCAGCGGAGGCTCCGGGGACGGTGCGGCCGGGCTGCTGCTTCCCCTGCTCCTGCCGGTGGCGGCGGGCTTCCTCATGAGCTTCCAGCAGGCCATGAACGGTACGGCAACGCTCCACTACGGCACCCCCATCGCGGCCACCCTGGTCAACTTCGTGGCCGGCTGCATCGTGCTGTGGGCAGCGTTCGGGGTGAAGCTGGCCGTGGCCGGCCCCGCCAACCCGCTGCCGGGGGAGTGGTGGTACTACCTGGGCGGCCCCATGGGCTGCGTCTTCATCGGCCTGGGCGCCCTCCTGGTCCGCAGCCTGGGCGTGCTGGTCACCGGGCTGGGCATGATCGCCGGCCAGTTGCTCGGCTCGCTGGCTTTGGACCTGGCGCTTCCCGCGCCGGGCACCATCGTGGCTCCGGCCACGGTCCTGGGAACCCTGCTGACCCTCGGCGCCATTATCCTGGCAACCCTGCCCTGGCCGCGGGGCGCGCTGCGCGGGCAGCGGCCGGTACGCTAG
- a CDS encoding glycine--tRNA ligase, producing the protein MAAKSVLDQVISLSKRRGFVFQAGEIYGGSRSAWDYGPLGAELKENIKRQWWQSMVRGREDVVGLDSSVILPRQVWEASGHVEVFSDPLVECLSCHKRYRADHLEEEYEEKKGRPAENGLKDIVCANCGTRGQWTEPQEFSGLLKTYLGPVASEEGLHYLRPETAQGIFVNFNNVLTTSRKKPPFGIGQIGKSFRNEITPGNFIFRTREFEQMEMEFFVEPGTDEEWHKYWMNERMAWYTGLGIREENLRFFEHPKEKLSHYSKGTTDIEYRFGFQGSEWGELEGIANRTDFDLSTHAKASGTDLSYFNQATNERYTPYVIEPAAGLTRSFMAFLVDAYTEDEAPNAKGGVDVRTVLKLDPRLAPVKAAVLPLSRNEDLSPKAKALGAQLRKNWNIDFDDAGAIGRRYRRQDEIGTPFCITVDFDTLEDQAVTIRERDTMSQERVSLDKVEGYLAARLIGA; encoded by the coding sequence ATGGCAGCAAAATCCGTCCTCGACCAGGTCATTTCCCTCTCCAAGCGGAGGGGCTTCGTGTTCCAGGCCGGTGAGATCTACGGAGGCTCGCGGTCTGCCTGGGACTACGGCCCCCTGGGCGCCGAGCTGAAGGAAAACATCAAGCGCCAGTGGTGGCAGTCCATGGTCCGCGGCCGCGAGGACGTGGTGGGACTGGATTCCTCCGTGATCCTGCCCCGCCAGGTCTGGGAAGCCTCCGGCCACGTGGAGGTCTTCTCCGACCCGCTGGTCGAGTGCCTGTCCTGCCACAAGCGCTACCGCGCGGACCACCTCGAGGAAGAGTACGAGGAAAAGAAGGGCCGCCCCGCCGAAAACGGCCTGAAGGACATCGTCTGCGCCAACTGTGGCACCCGCGGCCAGTGGACCGAGCCGCAGGAGTTCTCCGGCCTGCTCAAGACCTACCTGGGCCCGGTGGCCAGCGAGGAAGGCTTGCACTACCTGCGCCCGGAAACCGCGCAGGGCATCTTTGTGAACTTCAACAACGTCCTCACCACCTCCCGGAAGAAGCCGCCGTTCGGCATCGGCCAGATCGGCAAGTCTTTCCGCAACGAGATCACGCCCGGCAACTTCATCTTCCGCACCCGCGAGTTCGAGCAGATGGAAATGGAATTCTTCGTGGAGCCCGGCACGGACGAAGAGTGGCACAAGTACTGGATGAACGAGCGCATGGCCTGGTACACCGGCCTGGGCATCCGCGAGGAGAACCTGCGCTTCTTCGAGCACCCCAAGGAAAAGCTCAGCCACTACTCCAAGGGCACCACGGACATCGAGTACCGCTTCGGTTTCCAGGGCTCGGAATGGGGCGAGCTGGAAGGCATCGCCAACCGCACCGACTTCGACCTTTCCACCCACGCCAAGGCCTCCGGCACGGACCTGAGCTACTTCAACCAGGCCACCAACGAGCGCTACACCCCGTACGTGATCGAGCCCGCGGCCGGCCTGACCCGTTCCTTCATGGCGTTCCTGGTGGATGCCTACACCGAGGACGAGGCCCCCAACGCCAAGGGCGGCGTGGACGTCCGCACCGTGCTGAAGCTGGACCCGCGCCTGGCCCCGGTCAAGGCCGCCGTGCTGCCGCTGAGCCGCAACGAGGACCTGTCCCCGAAGGCCAAGGCCTTGGGCGCCCAGCTGCGGAAGAACTGGAACATCGACTTCGATGACGCGGGTGCCATCGGCCGCCGCTACCGCCGCCAGGACGAGATCGGCACCCCGTTCTGCATCACGGTGGACTTCGACACCCTCGAGGACCAGGCCGTCACCATCCGCGAGCGGGACACCATGAGCCAGGAGCGTGTCTCCCTGGACAAGGTGGAGGGCTACCTGGCGGCACGGCTGATCGGCGCCTGA
- a CDS encoding alpha/beta hydrolase, producing MTDAEVFPAPVVLWSHPEDQRAGKPLLVLLHGYGANEQDLLSLADMLPGDFAVASVRAPIAMGPGFTWFPLTASIEYSLDRVKKASAYVLDWIDAIRPGHPSVTLLGFSMGMAMATTLLRQRPTDFAAVVGLSGFVVDAAGDPTFKDDELDGTVPMFWGRDQQDPVITQDKIEFTMGWVRKHVKLTKVLYTGMWHGINQQEIGHVGEFLTHEVLNK from the coding sequence ATGACTGACGCCGAAGTATTTCCTGCCCCTGTTGTCCTGTGGTCCCATCCGGAAGACCAGCGCGCCGGCAAGCCGCTGCTGGTGCTCCTCCACGGCTACGGCGCCAACGAGCAGGACCTGCTCAGCCTGGCCGACATGCTGCCCGGGGACTTCGCCGTCGCCTCCGTCCGCGCGCCCATCGCCATGGGTCCCGGCTTCACCTGGTTTCCGTTGACCGCGTCGATCGAATACTCGCTGGACCGGGTCAAGAAGGCCTCGGCCTACGTGCTCGACTGGATCGACGCCATCAGGCCCGGCCACCCTTCGGTGACCCTCCTGGGCTTCTCCATGGGCATGGCCATGGCCACCACGCTCCTGCGCCAGCGGCCCACCGACTTTGCCGCCGTCGTCGGACTTTCAGGCTTCGTGGTGGACGCCGCTGGCGACCCGACCTTCAAGGACGACGAGCTGGACGGCACCGTGCCCATGTTCTGGGGCCGCGACCAGCAGGACCCGGTGATCACCCAGGACAAGATCGAATTCACCATGGGCTGGGTCCGCAAGCACGTGAAGCTCACCAAGGTCCTCTACACCGGCATGTGGCACGGCATCAACCAACAGGAGATTGGGCACGTGGGGGAGTTCCTCACCCACGAGGTGCTGAACAAATAG
- a CDS encoding CoA-acylating methylmalonate-semialdehyde dehydrogenase gives METIPHYINGARVTDADRFGPVFNPATGQQEKQVALASAARTEEAIAAARAALPAWRATSLAKRTTIFFKVREILNQRKSELAAILTSEHGKVLSDAEGEIARGLENIDFATGLSHMLKGERSEQVSSGIDVHSIRQPVGVVACITPFNFPAMVPLWMIGSALACGNTVLLKPSEKDPSAAVFIAEAFAEAGLPAGVLNVVQGDKEAVDVLLEHPDVKAVSFVGSTPVAQSIYKRAAEHGKRVQALGGAKNHMVVLPDADLDMAADAAVSAAYGSAGERCMAVSVLVAVGNIADDLVKAISSRMADLKIGDGTDPASQMGPLITAEHRERVASYVAGAEGEGATVVVDGRSQHFDSNGFFIGVSLVDHVKPGMKVYDDEIFGPVLSVVRVDTYNDAVRLVNDNQFGNGTAIFTRDGGAARQFEFDVEAGMVGVNVPIPVPVGTFSFGGWKNSLFGDTHMYGPDSIRFYTRGKVVTTRWPDPSTSVIDLGFPQVD, from the coding sequence TTGGAAACCATCCCGCACTACATTAACGGCGCCCGCGTCACCGATGCCGACCGTTTCGGTCCGGTCTTCAATCCCGCCACCGGCCAACAGGAGAAGCAGGTGGCGCTCGCCTCCGCGGCCCGGACAGAGGAAGCCATCGCGGCCGCCCGCGCCGCGCTGCCTGCATGGCGCGCCACCAGCCTGGCCAAGCGCACCACCATCTTCTTCAAGGTCCGCGAAATCCTGAACCAGCGGAAGTCCGAACTCGCCGCGATCCTGACCAGCGAGCACGGCAAGGTCCTCTCCGACGCGGAAGGCGAAATCGCCCGCGGTCTGGAGAACATCGATTTCGCCACCGGCCTGTCCCACATGCTGAAAGGCGAGCGGTCGGAGCAGGTCTCCAGCGGCATTGACGTCCATTCCATCCGCCAGCCAGTCGGCGTGGTGGCCTGCATCACCCCGTTCAACTTCCCGGCCATGGTGCCGCTGTGGATGATCGGCAGCGCGCTGGCCTGCGGCAACACGGTCCTGCTGAAGCCGAGTGAAAAGGATCCGTCGGCGGCCGTCTTCATCGCAGAGGCCTTCGCCGAAGCGGGGCTGCCGGCAGGCGTGCTCAACGTGGTCCAGGGGGACAAGGAAGCCGTCGACGTCCTGCTTGAGCACCCTGACGTAAAGGCAGTCAGTTTCGTCGGTTCCACCCCCGTGGCCCAGTCCATCTACAAGCGGGCAGCGGAACATGGCAAGCGGGTGCAGGCCCTGGGCGGTGCCAAGAACCACATGGTGGTGCTTCCCGACGCCGACCTGGACATGGCTGCCGACGCTGCGGTTTCCGCCGCCTACGGTTCCGCCGGCGAACGCTGCATGGCTGTCAGCGTCCTGGTGGCGGTGGGCAACATCGCCGACGACCTGGTGAAGGCGATTTCAAGCCGCATGGCAGACCTCAAGATTGGGGACGGCACGGATCCCGCCTCGCAGATGGGCCCCTTGATCACTGCGGAGCACCGGGAGCGCGTGGCTTCCTACGTTGCGGGAGCGGAAGGCGAAGGCGCAACCGTGGTGGTGGACGGCCGCTCGCAGCATTTCGACTCCAACGGGTTCTTCATCGGCGTGAGCCTGGTGGACCACGTCAAGCCAGGCATGAAGGTGTACGACGACGAAATCTTCGGCCCGGTCCTGTCCGTGGTCCGCGTGGACACCTACAACGACGCAGTCCGGCTTGTGAACGACAACCAGTTCGGCAACGGCACGGCCATCTTCACCCGCGACGGCGGAGCGGCGCGGCAGTTCGAGTTCGACGTCGAAGCGGGCATGGTGGGCGTCAACGTGCCCATCCCGGTCCCGGTGGGCACCTTCTCGTTCGGCGGCTGGAAGAACTCGCTGTTCGGCGACACCCACATGTACGGGCCCGACAGCATCCGCTTCTACACCAGGGGCAAGGTGGTCACCACGCGTTGGCCGGACCCATCCACCTCGGTGATCGACCTGGGCTTCCCCCAGGTGGATTAG
- a CDS encoding SGNH/GDSL hydrolase family protein yields the protein MTDASAIQTPSAHPGSHPWTRYVAMGDSFTEGIGDPEPSSPGGHRGWADRVAEELGRTQPDFAYANLAVRGRLLQQIVDQQLAPALELKPDLVTLSAGGNDLIRPGGDPDALAEKLDSVVQILSMGGATVVLFNGPDTGSSVLSRIRSKVAIYNENLRTVAARHDAVIADMWSLRQLSDPQMWDQDRLHFSPLGHHTIAAMVLDALNVEHSLEPLQPKPLPPRTWREARSGDLVWAREYFVPWVLRRLRHQSSGDGITAKRPTPGPVFGPGVPLGSGEGPLGSAEPSRQ from the coding sequence GTGACTGACGCAAGTGCCATCCAGACCCCGTCCGCGCACCCCGGTTCCCACCCCTGGACCCGGTACGTGGCGATGGGTGATTCGTTCACAGAGGGCATCGGCGATCCCGAGCCTTCAAGCCCCGGCGGCCACCGCGGCTGGGCCGACAGGGTTGCCGAAGAGCTCGGCCGTACCCAGCCGGACTTCGCGTACGCCAACCTTGCCGTCCGCGGCCGGCTGCTCCAGCAGATCGTGGACCAGCAGCTCGCTCCCGCGCTGGAACTGAAGCCGGACCTGGTCACCCTGTCCGCCGGCGGCAACGACCTGATCCGTCCCGGCGGCGATCCCGACGCGCTGGCCGAGAAGCTCGATTCCGTGGTCCAGATCCTGTCCATGGGCGGAGCCACGGTGGTTTTGTTCAACGGGCCGGATACGGGCTCCTCCGTGCTCAGCCGGATCCGCAGCAAGGTGGCCATCTACAACGAGAACCTTCGCACGGTTGCAGCGCGGCATGATGCGGTGATCGCGGACATGTGGTCCCTGCGGCAGCTGAGCGACCCGCAGATGTGGGACCAGGACCGCCTGCACTTCTCCCCGCTGGGACACCACACCATTGCGGCCATGGTGCTGGACGCGCTCAACGTGGAGCACTCCCTGGAACCGCTGCAGCCCAAGCCGCTGCCGCCGCGGACGTGGCGCGAGGCCAGGAGCGGGGACCTCGTGTGGGCGCGCGAATACTTCGTACCGTGGGTGCTGCGCCGGCTGCGCCACCAGTCGTCCGGGGACGGCATCACGGCAAAGCGGCCGACGCCAGGTCCGGTCTTCGGCCCGGGCGTTCCGTTGGGTTCCGGCGAGGGTCCGCTGGGATCCGCCGAGCCCAGCCGCCAGTAG
- a CDS encoding RNA-binding S4 domain-containing protein — MSNPIDDVPIRDSMIRLGQLLKLANLVEDGVEAAELIKNGLVRVNGEIDDRRGRQLHTGDTVTVNGQTIRVVAPQAG; from the coding sequence ATGAGCAACCCCATTGACGACGTCCCCATCCGCGACAGCATGATCCGGCTGGGCCAGCTGCTGAAGCTCGCCAACCTCGTGGAGGACGGCGTGGAGGCGGCGGAGCTCATCAAGAACGGGCTGGTCAGGGTCAACGGCGAGATCGACGACCGCCGCGGCCGGCAGCTGCACACCGGGGACACCGTCACCGTTAACGGCCAGACCATCCGGGTGGTGGCACCCCAGGCCGGCTGA